In one window of Primulina tabacum isolate GXHZ01 chromosome 8, ASM2559414v2, whole genome shotgun sequence DNA:
- the LOC142554030 gene encoding ubiquinol oxidase, mitochondrial-like isoform X1, with protein MNRLVVSSVMKRVVTGGGFSSSSGPFNVFGEVAKGQSLGLSVGWRRLMSSAAEPSSSGMEKKGSHDLALEKAEKGGVSSYWGITRPKITKEDGTEWVWNCFMPWETYHSNLSIDLHKHHVPKKFLDKVAYRTVKLLRIPTDLFFKRRYGCRAMMLETVAAVPGMVGGMLLHLRSLRKFQQSGGWIKALLEEAENERMHLMTMVELVQPKWYERLLVLTVQGVFFNAFFVLYVMSPKLAHRVVGYLEEEAIHSYTEYLKDIESGAIKNVPAPAIAIDYWRLPKDATLKDVITVIRADEAHHRDVNHFASDVHFQGKELRDSPAPIGYH; from the exons ATGAATCGCTTGGTGGTGAGTTCAGTGATGAAGCGCGTGGTTACCGGCGGTGGATTTAGCAGTTCTTCGGGTCCGTTTAATGTGTTTGGGGAGGTGGCGAAGGGTCAGAGTTTGGGCTTGTCGGTGGGATGGAGGCGGTTGATGAGCTCCGCGGCGGAGCCTTCGTCGTCGGGGATGGAGAAGAAGGGGAGTCACGACCTGGCGCTGGAGAAGGCGGAGAAAGGTGGAGTTTCGAGCTATTGGGGAATCACGAGGCCTAAGATTACTAAAGAAGATGGGACCGAGTGGGTTTGGAACTGCTTCATG CCATGGGAAACTTATCATTCGAACTTGTCAATTGATCTTCACAAGCACCATGTTCCGAAGAAATTTCTTGATAAAGTAGCATACCGAACAGTGAAGCTTCTTAGAATTCCTACAGACCTATTTTTCAAG AGGCGGTATGGATGTCGAGCGATGATGCTTGAAACTGTGGCTGCTGTTCCTGGTATGGTAGGAGGAATGCTTTTGCATCTCAGGTCACTGCGCAAATTTCAGCAAAGTGGTGGTTGGATTAAAGCATTACTTGAAGAAGCTGAAAACGAGAGGATGCACTTAATGACCATGGTAGAGCTTGTGCAGCCTAAATGGTACGAGAGACTTCTGGTGCTCACAGTTCAAGGAGTCTTCTTCAATGCCTTCTTTGTACTGTACGTGATGTCTCCGAAACTGGCTCATAGAGTTGTTGGTTACTTAGAAGAAGAGGCCATACATTCATATACCGAGTACTTGAAGGATATCGAAAGTGGTGCCATTAAAAATGTCCCTGCTCCAGCTATTGCCATTGACTACTGGAGACTTCCTAAAGATGCAACCCTGAAGGATGTTATCACGGTCATCCGGGCCGATGAAGCACACCATCGAGATGTTAATCATTTTGCTTCG GATGTTCATTTCCAGGGAAAGGAATTAAGAGACTCACCAGCTCCTATCGGGTACCATTAA
- the LOC142554031 gene encoding ubiquitin carboxyl-terminal hydrolase 4-like yields MLDGVTLTMGVTGSKLEKALGDQFPEGERYFGLENFGNTCYCNSVLQALYFCAPFREQLLEHSSNNKTSEADENLLTCLAELYSQISSQKKKTGVIAPKRFVQRVRKENDLFRGYMHQDAHEFLNFLLNELVDTLEKKSQKVPSIQHTSSVEGLANGLSNGPINGVKKEPLVTWVHKIFQGTLTNETKCLRCETVTARDETFLDLSLDIEQNSSITSCLKNFSSTETLNAEDKFFCDKCCSLQEAQKRMKIKKPPHILVIHLKRFKYMEQLNRHKKLSYRVVFPLELKLTCTMDDADSEYSLFAVVVHVGSGPNHGHYVSLVKSHNHWLHFDDETVEMIEESAIQTYFGSANEYAPNIDHGYILFYESMAVDDNKS; encoded by the exons ATGCTGGATGGTGTCACACTTACGATGGGTGTGACGGGTTCCAAGTTAGAGAAGGCTTTGGGCGATCAGTTTCCCGAGGGAGAGCGGTATTTCGGGTTGGAGAATTTCGGAAACACTTGCTATTGCAACAGCGTGCTCCAG GCTCTTTATTTCTGTGCCCCATTTCGTGAACAACTGTTGGAACATTCTTCAAATAACAAAACAAGCGAAGCAGATGAAAATCTCTTGACTTGTCTTGCAGAGCTGTACTCACAG ATAAGTTCACAGAAGAAGAAAACTGGTGTAATAGCTCCAAAACGCTTTGTACAgagagtaagaaaagaaaatgacCTTTTCCGAGGATACATGCATCAG GACGCCCATGAATTTTTGAACTTTTTGTTGAATGAACTTGTCGACACTCTTGAGAAAAAGTCTCAAAAGGTGCCAAGTATTCAGCATACTTCTTCTGTTGAGGGTCTTGCAAATGGGCTAAGCAACGGCCCCATAAATGGTGTTAAGAAGGAACCGTTAGTGACCTGGGTGCACAAAATTTTTCAG GGTACTCTTACCAATGAGACAAAATGTTTGAGGTGTGAGACTGTTACAGCAAGGGATGAGACATTCTTAGATCTAAGCCTTGATATTGAACAAAACAGTTCAATTACTAGCTGCCTCAAGAACTTCAGCTCCACTGAAACCCTGAATGCCGAAGATAAATTCTTCTGCGATAAGTGCTGCAG TTTGCAAGAAGCAcagaagaggatgaagataAAGAAACCTCCACATATCCTTGTCATTCATCTCAAGCGATTCAAGTACATGGAGCAGCTAAACCGGCACAAGAAGTTATCCTATCGCGTAGTGTTCCCTTTGGAACTAAAACTCACCTGCACCATGGACGACGCTGACTCAGAGTACTCATTATTTGCCGTGGTGGTACACGTGGGGAGTGGGCCGAATCATGGGCACTATGTCAGTCTCGTCAAAAGTCACAATCACTGGCTGCACTTTGATGATGAAACTGTGGAGATGATTGAGGAGTCGGCTATCCAGACGTACTTCGGATCAGCTAATGAGTATGCGCCCAATATCGATCATGGATACATTCTCTTCTACGAGAGCATGGCTGTTGATGATAACAAGAGCTGA
- the LOC142554030 gene encoding ubiquinol oxidase, mitochondrial-like isoform X2, producing MNRLVVSSVMKRVVTGGGFSSSSGPFNVFGEVAKGQSLGLSVGWRRLMSSAAEPSSSGMEKKGSHDLALEKAEKGGVSSYWGITRPKITKEDGTEWVWNCFMRRYGCRAMMLETVAAVPGMVGGMLLHLRSLRKFQQSGGWIKALLEEAENERMHLMTMVELVQPKWYERLLVLTVQGVFFNAFFVLYVMSPKLAHRVVGYLEEEAIHSYTEYLKDIESGAIKNVPAPAIAIDYWRLPKDATLKDVITVIRADEAHHRDVNHFASDVHFQGKELRDSPAPIGYH from the exons ATGAATCGCTTGGTGGTGAGTTCAGTGATGAAGCGCGTGGTTACCGGCGGTGGATTTAGCAGTTCTTCGGGTCCGTTTAATGTGTTTGGGGAGGTGGCGAAGGGTCAGAGTTTGGGCTTGTCGGTGGGATGGAGGCGGTTGATGAGCTCCGCGGCGGAGCCTTCGTCGTCGGGGATGGAGAAGAAGGGGAGTCACGACCTGGCGCTGGAGAAGGCGGAGAAAGGTGGAGTTTCGAGCTATTGGGGAATCACGAGGCCTAAGATTACTAAAGAAGATGGGACCGAGTGGGTTTGGAACTGCTTCATG AGGCGGTATGGATGTCGAGCGATGATGCTTGAAACTGTGGCTGCTGTTCCTGGTATGGTAGGAGGAATGCTTTTGCATCTCAGGTCACTGCGCAAATTTCAGCAAAGTGGTGGTTGGATTAAAGCATTACTTGAAGAAGCTGAAAACGAGAGGATGCACTTAATGACCATGGTAGAGCTTGTGCAGCCTAAATGGTACGAGAGACTTCTGGTGCTCACAGTTCAAGGAGTCTTCTTCAATGCCTTCTTTGTACTGTACGTGATGTCTCCGAAACTGGCTCATAGAGTTGTTGGTTACTTAGAAGAAGAGGCCATACATTCATATACCGAGTACTTGAAGGATATCGAAAGTGGTGCCATTAAAAATGTCCCTGCTCCAGCTATTGCCATTGACTACTGGAGACTTCCTAAAGATGCAACCCTGAAGGATGTTATCACGGTCATCCGGGCCGATGAAGCACACCATCGAGATGTTAATCATTTTGCTTCG GATGTTCATTTCCAGGGAAAGGAATTAAGAGACTCACCAGCTCCTATCGGGTACCATTAA